In Phacochoerus africanus isolate WHEZ1 chromosome 2, ROS_Pafr_v1, whole genome shotgun sequence, one DNA window encodes the following:
- the LOC125121387 gene encoding olfactory receptor 1B1, which yields MGCAPNASHSPVFLLLGFSRSRVPHSILFLLFLAVYLTTIMGNVILVLLISWDSRLHSPMYYLLRGLSMIDMGLSTVTLPQLLAHLVTRDPALPMARCLAQFFFFYVFGVTDTLVISVMALDRYVAICDPLHYHSVMNRKLCARLLALSCAVSVVHTMLHVGLLMPLSWAGDAEGNVHLAHFFCDHRPLLRASCSDIRPSELAIFVEGGFLMLGPCTLIVLSYLRIGATILRLPSAASRHRAVSTCGSHLTMVGFLYGTIIWVYFQPPSQNSQDQDMVAAVMYTAITPLANPFVYSLRNKDVKHALQRLLRGGKVAS from the coding sequence ATGGGCTGTGCCCCTAATGCCTCACATTCTCCAGTCTTCTTGCTTCTCGGGTTCTCAAGATCTAGAGTCCCCCACAGTATCCTCTTCCTCCTGTTCCTGGCTGTTTACCTGACCACCATAATGGGGAATGTGATTCTAGTGCTGCTCATCTCCTGGGACTCCAGGCTCCACTCACCTATGTACTATTTGCTCCGTGGGCTCTCCATGATAGACATGGGGTTGTCCACAGTCACCCTGCCCCAGCTGCTGGCCCACTTGGTCACTCGTGACCCAGCCCTTCCCATGGCCCGCTGCCTGGcccagtttttcttcttctatgtATTTGGAGTTACAGACACTCTTGTTATTTCTGTCATGGCTCTggatcgctatgtggccatctgtgaCCCTCTGCACTACCACTCAGTGATGAATCGCAAGCTCTGTGCCCGCTTACTGGCCTTGAGCTGTGCAGTGTCAGTGGTGCACACCATGCTGCATGTGGGGCTCCTCATGCCtctctcctgggctggggatgctGAGGGCAATGTTCACCTGGCCCACTTCTTTTGTGACCACCGCCCACTTCTACGAGCCTCTTGCTCTGACATCCGTCCCAGTGAGTTGGCCATATTCGTGGAAGGTGGCTTCCTCATGCTGGGCCCCTGTACCCTCATTGTACTCTCCTACCTCCGCATTGGGGCCACCATCCTACGTTTGCCTTCAGCGGCTAGTCGCCACCGTGCGGTCTCCACCTGTGGGTCCCACCTCACCATGGTTGGCTTTCTCTATGGCACCATCATCTGGGTCTACTTCCAGCCTCCTTCCCAGAACTCCCAGGATCAGGATATGGTCGCTGCTGTGATGTACACTGCCATCACACCTCTGGCCAACCCTTTTGTGTACAGCCTCCGCAACAAGGATGTCAAGCATGCACTCCAAAGGCTGCTTAGGGGAGGGAAGGTGGCCTCCTGA